One Sphingomonas sp. LHG3406-1 genomic window carries:
- the phoB gene encoding phosphate regulon transcriptional regulator PhoB — protein sequence MAARGQLLLVEDDRSLAELITFHFDREGYKVTRTGDGEEALLLAEEIKPDLMILDWMIEGISGIEVCRRLRRRQTTANLPILMLTARGEENDRVRGLETGADDYITKPFSPKELVARAAAVLRRVRPALAAQTLDYAGLEMDITAHRVKRDGKTLSLGPTEYRLLRHFLEHPGRVFSRQQLLETVWPHSEEIELRTVDVHIRRLRLALGEPDLIRTVRSAGYALDADGLA from the coding sequence ATGGCGGCGCGGGGGCAATTGCTGCTGGTCGAGGACGATCGATCCCTGGCCGAGCTCATCACCTTCCACTTCGACCGGGAGGGCTACAAGGTCACCCGCACGGGCGACGGCGAGGAAGCCCTGTTGCTGGCCGAGGAGATCAAGCCCGACCTGATGATCCTCGACTGGATGATCGAGGGGATCAGCGGCATCGAGGTGTGCCGGCGGCTGCGGCGGCGGCAGACCACCGCCAACCTGCCGATCCTGATGCTGACGGCACGCGGCGAGGAGAATGATCGCGTGCGCGGGCTGGAGACCGGCGCCGACGACTATATCACCAAGCCGTTCAGCCCGAAGGAACTGGTGGCGCGTGCCGCCGCCGTGCTTCGCCGGGTTCGTCCCGCGCTGGCCGCGCAGACGCTCGACTATGCCGGGCTGGAGATGGACATCACCGCGCACCGGGTGAAGCGCGACGGCAAGACGCTTTCACTCGGGCCGACCGAATATCGGCTGCTGCGCCACTTCCTCGAGCATCCGGGCCGGGTCTTCTCGCGCCAGCAGCTGCTCGAGACGGTCTGGCCGCACAGCGAGGAGATCGAGCTTCGCACGGTCGACGTCCATATCCGCCGGCTGCGCCTTGCGCTCGGGGAGCCGGACCTGATCCGGACGGTGCGCAGCGCCGGCTATGCGCTTGACGCGGACGGCCTCGCCTAG
- a CDS encoding Ku protein has translation MAARPSWRGQIRLALVSIPVEIYPASKSGASISFHQIHEPTGKRIKYEKVAPGVGPVSADDIVKGFEVTKGEYVLLEPEEIESVKLESRKTLELAQFVDADEIDALYYEKPYFVVPADDLAEEAFIVLREALRRARKVGIGQLAMRGQEYVVAIKPCGRGILMETLRYADELNKASSYFRDIEDSVPDADLLELATSLIDKKTGKFSPSEFHNRYVDALRGLIEEKRRKKGGGLVIQDPDKEPPKKSNVVDLMAALKKSLGESNDNADAPPAPKKAAAKKAPAKAAAPRKPATPRKAAGGKR, from the coding sequence ATGGCCGCTCGTCCCAGCTGGCGCGGACAGATCCGTCTCGCCCTCGTCTCCATCCCGGTCGAGATCTACCCGGCGTCCAAGTCGGGCGCGAGTATCTCCTTCCACCAGATCCACGAGCCGACGGGCAAGAGGATCAAGTACGAGAAGGTCGCGCCGGGCGTCGGCCCGGTCAGCGCCGACGACATCGTCAAGGGATTCGAGGTGACCAAGGGCGAATATGTCCTGCTCGAGCCCGAGGAGATCGAGAGCGTCAAGCTGGAGAGCCGCAAGACGCTGGAGCTGGCGCAGTTCGTCGACGCGGACGAGATCGACGCCCTTTATTACGAGAAGCCCTATTTCGTCGTGCCCGCCGACGATCTCGCCGAGGAGGCCTTCATCGTGCTGCGCGAGGCGCTTCGGCGGGCGCGCAAGGTCGGCATCGGCCAGCTTGCCATGCGGGGCCAGGAATATGTGGTGGCGATCAAGCCGTGTGGGCGCGGCATCCTGATGGAGACGCTGCGCTACGCCGACGAGCTCAACAAGGCGTCGAGCTACTTTCGCGACATCGAGGATTCGGTGCCCGATGCCGACCTGCTCGAGCTGGCGACGAGCCTGATCGACAAGAAGACCGGCAAGTTCTCGCCAAGCGAGTTCCACAACCGCTACGTCGACGCGCTGCGCGGGCTGATCGAGGAGAAGCGCAGGAAGAAGGGCGGCGGGCTGGTCATCCAGGATCCGGACAAGGAGCCGCCGAAGAAGAGCAATGTCGTCGACCTCATGGCCGCGCTGAAGAAGAGCCTGGGCGAGAGCAACGACAATGCCGATGCGCCGCCGGCTCCCAAGAAGGCGGCCGCAAAGAAGGCGCCGGCCAAGGCCGCGGCCCCGCGCAAGCCCGCCACGCC
- the phoU gene encoding phosphate signaling complex protein PhoU, protein MATQGHTLKAFDEDLDRLRALITEMGGRAEHAIIEAMRCLSERDGDGALKVIEDDKKIDALEVETERRVIQLIALRAPMAGDLRDVVAALKISGVVERIGDYAKNIAKRVAVLEGAGKIEPLSLLPEMARIAVGMVHDVLNAFVQRDAEAAVRVCKRDKAVDDFYDSVFRTLLTHMMENPHNIGQAAHLLFVAKNLERVGDHATNIAEMVYYAATGEHMADRIKGAEGLTV, encoded by the coding sequence GTGGCTACCCAGGGACATACGCTCAAGGCGTTCGACGAGGATCTCGACCGGCTGCGCGCGCTCATCACCGAGATGGGCGGCCGGGCCGAGCATGCGATCATCGAGGCGATGCGCTGCCTGTCTGAGCGTGACGGCGACGGCGCGCTCAAGGTGATCGAGGACGACAAGAAGATCGACGCGCTCGAGGTCGAGACCGAGCGGCGGGTGATCCAGCTGATCGCCCTTCGCGCGCCGATGGCCGGCGACCTTCGCGACGTGGTCGCCGCGCTCAAGATCTCGGGCGTGGTGGAGCGCATCGGCGACTATGCCAAGAACATCGCCAAGCGCGTCGCCGTGCTGGAAGGCGCGGGCAAGATCGAGCCTTTGTCGCTGCTGCCAGAAATGGCGCGCATCGCCGTCGGCATGGTGCACGACGTGCTGAACGCCTTCGTCCAGCGCGACGCCGAGGCCGCCGTCCGGGTGTGCAAGCGCGACAAGGCGGTCGACGACTTCTACGACAGCGTGTTCCGGACCCTCCTCACCCACATGATGGAGAATCCGCACAACATCGGCCAGGCGGCGCACCTGCTGTTCGTCGCCAAGAACCTCGAGCGGGTCGGCGACCATGCCACCAACATCGCCGAGATGGTCTATTATGCCGCCACCGGCGAACATATGGCCGACCGGATCAAGGGCGCGGAAGGGCTGACGGTCTGA